The Dietzia sp. ANT_WB102 region CAACTGGCAGATCAATACCGGAAACGGTTACTACGGCGGGCTGCAGTTCGCGGCCCAGACGTGGAGCGGTTACGGCGGCGGCGAATACGCCGCGACGGCCGATCAGGCCACGCGCGAGCAGCAGATCGACATCGGCGAGCGCGTGCTCGCGGGTCAGGGCGCAGGCGCCTGGCCGAACTGCGGAGGACCGCTCGCCTGATCCGAGCGAATCCGTATTCGGAGCGAGGACCGGCGCCGGGGTGATCCTCCGGCGCCGGTCCTCGCCTGGTTGGAGTGAGACGCGGCGCCCGGCACGCCGGGAGGTCACGGAGCGTGGCAGCCGAGGGGCGGCTACGCTCCGGAATGGTGATCACCGCCGACCGCCTCTACTCCCGAGTCGTCACCCGTGACGACGACGCCGAACGCGACCTCCCCGATGCCGTCCGACGCGAACTCCCGCGTAACGGGCTGCGGTTGGTCGCCGCCAACACGCTGCAGTCCTCGGGCGATCAGACGGTCAACGCGTCCACCGTCCTGCCGTGGTTGTTCCAGGTGCTGGGCGTGCCGGCCGCGTTCGTCGGTCTGCTGGTGCCGATCCGCGAATCCGGCTCGATGCTGCCGCAGGCGTTCCTCACCCCGCTGATCGTGCGGGTGCGTCGCCGCAAGTGGGTCTTCGTGGCAGGCGCCGTGGTGCAGGCGGCCTCGGTCGCGGTGATGTCCGCGATCGCCGCGTTCGGACACGGGACGGCGGCGGGCGTCGGGATCCTCGCCGCTCTCGTGGTGTTCTCGCTGGGCCGGTGTCTGTGCTCGATCGCGTCAAAGGACGTGCAGGGCCGCACCATCCCGTCCGGGCAGCGCGGTCAGATCATCGGACTGGCCACGTCAGCGGCGGGGCTCGTCGCGATCACCCTCGGACTGGCGATCCGGCTGCTGGGCGGTGGGGACCTCGGCAGCCCGGCGTTGGCGCTGCTGCTGGCGGCAGGTGCAGTGCTGTGGGTGCTGTCGGCAACGACGTACGCCCGCGTGGTCGAACCGGTTGGGGAGGGGCATGACGACTCCTCCGACGACGGTTCCGACGCGTCATCCGGCAGCGCGTCATCCGGCGGCGGGGCGCCCTCATGGTTCGCGGACATGGTGCGCCTGTTCCGGAACGACGCCACGTTCCGCAAGTTCATCTCCGTCCGTGGCCTGCTGCTGGTGTCCTCGTTGAGCCCGCCGTTCATCGTGTCGATGTCGGTCGCCTCGGGCACGGGTGCCCTGGCCGGGTTGGGCGGGTTCATCCTCGCCTCGGGCGTGGCGTCACTGATCGGGGGGCGCATCTTCGGGCGGTTGGCGGACAAGTCCAGCCGACTACTCATGGCGGGGGCGGCCACGGCGGCGTCGGTGGTGGCGGTCGCGTTGGTAATCATCGTCGCGATCCCGGGCTTCGACGGCGGGTCAGCACTTGGGGCGACGGTCTTCATCAGTGCCTATTTCCTGCTCACGCTCCTGCACTCCGGCGTGCGCGTCGGCCGCAAAACCTATGTGGTGGACGTGGCCGAGGGCGACACCCGGACGGCATACGTGGCGGTGGGCAACACGACCATGGGGGTCATCCTCCTGGTGGTCGGCGCGATCAGCTCCGCGCTCGCGGTGGTGGGTGTGTCCTGGGCGCTGGTCTTCCTCGCGGTCCTCGGGGTGATCGGAGCGGCGTCGGCTGTATCGATGCCCGAGGTCTCCCGCGGCGCGGCCGACTGACCCGCGCGGCCCGTCGTCGCACTAGTCCACTCCGGGTTACGCGCCCCCTTCGTCTTGTGCGTGCTGAATGCCCGGCCCCCGAAGGGACGCGCCGCTGGTTTGGTCCATTCCGGGCACACACGTCGGAACTCCACCTGGCCAGTGGCGCACACGTCGGAACTCCAGCTGGCCGATGGCGCACACGTCCGGGTCGAATCCGCCGACGTCGTAGATCACCTTCTGCACGCCGTTGGGGTACGCCTCGCTCTCGACCAACTCCAGCTTCTGCCGGGGTTTGTCGGTGTCGCTCCACATGCGCTTGCCGGCGCCGAGCACGATCGGGAACACCAGCAGGTGGTAGCGGTCGATGAGCCCGGCGTCGGAGAGGTTCCGGGCCAGCGTCGCCGATCCGTGCACCAGGATCGGGGCACGTTCGGCCTCCTTCGCCGCGGCCACCTCGTCGAGGCTGCGCAGGATCGTCGTCGTCCCCCATCCCTCGACGAGGTCACCCTCGGCCAACGTCGTGGACACCACGTACTTGGGCATGGCGTTGTAGCGGGGGAACTCATCATCCATCTGCGGCCACACGGCGGAGAACGCCTGGTAGCTGACGCGGCCGAGCATCATCGCGCCGGCCTCGTCCTGCTCGCGGGCCTTGAGTCCGTAGACGTCCTCGTCGAAGTCGACCGCGAACGTCCAGCCGGTATTGCGGTATCCGGGCTCGCCGCCGGGGGCCTCGACCACGCCGTCGAGCGAGACGAAAGCGGTGTAGATCAGCTGACTCACGGCGGTCTCCTCACGCGGGTCTGCCAGAGTACGCCCGCACGCGCGGCCTGAAAACGGTGACAATGATGCTGTACCCCGGCCGATCGGCGCCGGTACGACGACGAGGAGTCTCCATGCCCGACGACCAGACCACCCTCGCGGATTTCCGAGCGAGCCTGCTCGACGGGAGCGGGAAGGATTTGTCCGACTATGCCGGGCAGGTCGTCCTGGTGGTCAACACCGCGAGCAAGTGTGGGTTCACGCCGCAGTACGCGGGCCTGCAGAAACTGTACGAGGAGTTCCGGGACCAGGGGTTCATAGTGCTGGGCTTTCCGAGTGACCAGTTCGCGCACCAGGAGCCGGGCACTGACGAGGAGATCGGCGCGTTCTGCGAGCGCAACTTCGGTGTGGAGTTCCCGCTGTTCTCCAAAATCGAGGTCAATGGTCCAGGTGCACATCCGCTCTACGATTGGCTCAAGTCCGAGAAGTCCGGCGTGTTTGGCAGCCGGATCAAGTGGAACTTCACGAAATTTCTCGTGGGCCGCGACGGGAAGGTGATCGACAGGTTCGGGCCCAGCCGGAAGCCCGAGGACCTGCGGGAGGCGGTCAGCGCGGCATTGCGGGGGTGACGACGGTGTCACTTAGTTAACACGCGAGCCTCAGCGCCGTTTAAGGTTTTTCAGTCACTTCTCATTCCCTTTTTGGAGCCTCATGTCCCTCGCACTTCGTCGGTTCGCGGCCTCCGCCGCAGGCGCGCTCGCTGTTGCCCTGACGATCGGGTCGGCCAACCCGGCACTGGCCCAGAACATCGATGCCTCCAGCGTGGGGGAGCAGGCTGCCGGCTCCGCCATCGACGCGCTCGGATCCGTGCCCGTCGGTTCGACCGCCGACGTCATGGGATCGGTCGGGTCCGCTGACTTCGCCGTCGGCGCCGGCTCGCTGTCGCCCGTCGGAACACCTCGCTCGGTCGACGAGACCATCACCGAGTCGAAGTTCGTCCGGATCGAGCGGACGGAGGGCGCGTACCAGTACTGGCTGGTCGAGTCTGCCGCGATGAAGCGTCAGGTCCTCGTCGAGGTAGTTCCGTCCCGTGTGGGAACCACGGCACCGGCTCTCTACATGCTCGACGGCGTTGACTCGCCGGAGAAACCGTCCGGGTGGAGTTCCATGGGCAAGATCGCCGACCGCATGGCTGGCGAGAACGTCCACGTGGTGACCCCCACCGGTGCCTACGCGTCATATTTCGCGGACTGGGAGAACGTGGACCCGGTCCTCGGCCACAACAAGTGGGAGACCTTCCTCACGGAAGAACTCCCGGCGATCGTCTCCTCGCAGCTTGAGGTCACTGATAAGGCGGCGGTGGGCGGAATCTCGATGGGCGGTCAGGCAGCCATGCACCTGGCGGCCACGTACCCGGAGCTTTATGACGGGGTCATGTCTTTCTCCGGCTATTACTCGACGATGGACCAGCTGGGCTACCAAACGATTCGGCTCACCGTGGAGACCCGCGGAGGGGCGATCGAGAACATGTGGGGCCCGCACGGCAGTGAGGCCTGGCGTGCACACGACACGATCTCGCACGTCGGCAACCTCGCCGACGCCCGGGTCTACTTCTCCGCGGGCAACGGGGTGGTCGGGGAAGACGACCTCGCCGCGTACGGTGGCGACCTCGGGGGCGTAGCGGCCGGGCTCGTGCTCGAGCGGGGTGTGTTCGAGGGGACCACGGCGTTCGAGAAGGCACTGAAGTCCAGTGGCATCGACCACCGGGTCGACTACTCCGAGACCGGACTGCACAACTGGGTCAACTTCATGAAGAACTTCGACGCCGGTTGGGACTACATCAAGCCGGCGCTCCAGGGCTGATCCCGCGCCTCGGAGGCCCGGACCGAACCGTCGGTCCGGGCCTCCGGTATATCCGCTGTTCGCTGGTCAGGGCGGCGCGTGGTCCCTGCCCCGCTGGTCAGGCTGCGGCCACGCGCAGCCGGTCGAGATGCCGGGCGATCGCGTCGAGTGCGCGGTCGAGCACCGGGGCCTCGGGCAGGCAGACGATGCGGAAGTGGTCGGGCTCGGGCCAGTTGAATCCGGTGCCGTGGGTGACCAGGACGTGCTCGGTGCGCAGGAGGTCCAGGGCGAACTCCTCGTCGCTGGTGATGCCGAACATCGCACGATCCAGGCGGGGGAAGCAGTACAGCCCGCCCCGCGGCGGCACACAACTCACCCCGGGTATGGCGTTGAGTCGTGCCGTGGTCAGCGACAGTTGCCGCTCGAGTCGGCCGTCCGGGTCCACCACGTCGTGGCTCCACGGTGAGTCCTCGGCCAGTGCGACGGGGATCGCGTGCTGGCCGGGGACGCCGGGGCAGACCCGCATGTTGGACAGCAGGGTGAGACCCTCGAGGAGGTCAGCGGCCCGGTCGAGTGGGCCGGTCGCCACCACCCATCCGGCGCGGTAGCCGCACACCCGGTAGGCCTTGGAGAGTCCGCCGAAGGTCAGACACAGCACGTCGTCCCCGGCCGCGCGCGCGGCGTGGTGGTGGCGCGCGTCGCCGAAAATCACCTTTTCGTAGATCTCGTCGGACAGCAGGATGAGTCCGTGGCGGCGGGCGATGTCGGCCATCCCCCGGACGGTGTCCTCGCTGTACACCGCACCTGTCGGGTTGTTGGGGTTGATCATGACCAGCGCGGTGGTGCGCGGCGTGATCCTGGATTCGATGTCCTCAAGAGACGGGGTCCAGGCGTGTGCCTCGTCGGCGAGGTAGTGGACGGGCACACCCCCGGTGAGGTTCACGGCGCCGGTCCAGGTGGGGTAGTCGGGCGCGGGGACCAGGATCTCGTCCCCGGGGTCGACCATGGACTGCAGGACCAGGGTGATGAGTTCACTGACGCCGTTGCCCAGGAACACGCCCGCCGACGAGACCCCGTCGATCCCGCACCGCCGGTAGTAGTCCGCTACCGCCTCGCGGGCGACGGGGATGCCGCGAGAGTCCGAGTAGGCCTGCCCCGCGTCCAGCCCGTGCGCCACGGCGTCCACGAGCTCCGGCCGGGCGGTCAGCCCGAACGGGTGCATATTGCCCAGGTTGAGGCGCAGAATCTCGTGCCCTTCGGCCTCGAGGCGCGTCGCCTCGGTGAGGATCGGGCCGCGGACGTCGTAGCGGACGTCGCGGAGTCGGCGGGACTGTCGGTAGGTCGTCATGGTGGCCATCCCACCCGCTAAGTGGCGCCCTGTGAAGGTCCACTTGTTGACATTTCGGAGGACCACTTTTCGGCTCAGGGGGCCTACCCTGGCTGCATGGCCCGCACCGCACGACCCGGATCCCTCGTGGTGGGGGTGGTGTCGGGCGCGGTCGGGTTGGCGGACGCGATCATCGACCGCATCGCGGAAGGGGCCCTGGCAGACGGCGACCGGTTACCCTCCACGCGCGCGCTAGCCGAGCAGACCGGGCTGTCCCGGGGAACCGTCGTCAGGGCCTTCGACGAGCTCTCCGCTGCCGGCTTCGTCGAGTCCGTGCAGGGGTCGGGTACCCGGGTGTGCGCCGGGGCGGGACTGGCGGCCCGGGCGGGAGCGCGGACGCGCGGACAGGGTGCACAGGACGGACAGCGCGGCGAGGCGGGTCGGGACGGTCGGGCCGGCGCCCCGTCCGTGCCGGCCCCAGAGCCTCGGAGGGGCCGGTCACCGCGCGATCTGCGTCCCGGTATCCCGGACGTCGCGCTGGTCGACGAGCGGGCGTGGCGCTCCGCGGTGCGCCACGCGGCCGCGGAGGGTCTCGCCGGGGTGAACCCGTGGGAGGAGCCGAGCCCGTCGTTGCGCGCCGCATTGGCGGAGCATTTGCGCCGGCACCGCGGGATCGCCGTAGGCGACCCGGTGCTGTTCGACAGTTCGCGGTCGGCGATCGCGGCCCTCTGCGCGGCCTTCGTGACCGTGCAGCGCGGGCGTCACGGCGGCGGCTCGGTTCCGTTCCACATGGAGGACCCCGGGTACCGCGGCGCAGTGCTCATGGCCCGCGAACAGGGGCTGGACGTCCGGTTTCACCCCGCTGAGCCCGGGGGCCTCGACGCCGCACGCCTGGGTTCGGAACCGGCGATCGTGTTCACCACGCCCGCGCACCAGTTCCCGCTGGGGCACCGCATGAGCGTGGACCGCCGGGTGGAACTGGTGAAGTGGGCGGGACAGACGGGCTCGTTGGTGATCGAGGACGACTACGACGGCGAGTTCCGCTATGGAGTCGCCCCCCTGCCGGCGCTGGCGACCCTGCCTGCGGCGGCCGATCACGTCGCCTACGTGGGCACGTCGTCCAAGTCGGTGGCCCCGGACCTGCGCGTGGCGTGGTGTCTTCCGCCGGGGCAGCTCCGCCGGGAGGTCGAGCGCTGGCTCGTGGTCCACCGCCGGGGCCCGTCGTCGCTTCCGGCGGACGCGCTGGCCGCGTTTATCGGCTCCGGCGGCATGGACCGACACCTGGCGCGGGCGGCGCGGGTGTACAGCGACCGCCGCGGTCGTCTGGTGGCGGCGCTCGGACGGGAGTGCCCGGGTCTGCAGGTCACGGGCGTCGAGGCGGGCCTGCACCTGTGCGTGGTGCTCCCGGGATACGACGACGACGAGGTGGTGCGCCTGCTCGAGCGGGCCGGGTGGCGGACTCGGTCGCTGAGCGGCCAGTCGGCGCGGGCAGAGGTGTCCGGCCTGGTGCTGAGCTATTCCCGGCTGTCGTCCCGCGATGCGGCGGAGTTCGCGGCGGAGCTCCGACGGGTGCTGGAGCGGCTCGAATCCGGGTAATTCCCGTCCGTCGGTGCCCGGCCAGTGCTTGAATCCTGACAGCAGTCAACTCACGGGTCACGAGACGGGGAGCAGCACACATATGGGTCAGGATCAGACACTCGCGGGCAAGGTCGCCTTCATCACCGGAGCGGCGAGGGGCCAGGGGCGTAGTCACGCGGTGGAACTCGCACGACGAGGTGCACGGATCCTCGCGCTGGACATCTGCGAGGACATGGGGACCGTCCCGTACGGGTTGGGTACCGCCGATGACCTGCAGCAGACGGTCGCCGAGGTCGAGGCGGTTGGTGGGGAGATCATCGCGGTCAAGGGGGACGTGCGCGAACCGGCGGATGTCGCCGCAGCGGTCGACGCGTGCCGTGGGCGCTTCGGAGTCCCGGACATCGTGGTGGCCAATGCGGGGATCAACTGCCAGCGAGGCGAGGAGCCGGACCCACAGCAGGCGTTCGTGGACACGATCATGGTGAACCTGGTGGGGGTGTGGAACACGGTCCACGCGATCGCGCCGCTGATGATCGAGCGCGGAGAGGGCGGGTCGATCGTCCTCATCTCGTCGACCAACGGGCTCAGCGGCCGGGGCGGCGACGGCTCGGGAGCGGCCACCGGGTACACCGCGAGCAAGCACGGGGTGGTGGGGCTCATGCGAAGCTTCATGATCTGGCTCGCGCCGCACGGTATCCGCATCAACACGATCCACCCAGCCGGCGTGGTCACCCCGATGGTGGCCCACGAGGAGATGCAGCGCTGGTTCGCGAACAACCCCCACGGCCACACCATGGGCAACGCCCTGCCCGTGGGGATGCTCGAGCCCATCGACATCTCGCGCGCCGTCCTCTATCTGGTGGAGGAGTCCGGCCGGCACATCACCGGCGTCACGCTGCCCGTGGACGCCGGGTTCACGGCCAAATAGCCCCGCCGGCAGGCGGATGCGGAGGTCGCCGCACGGTCTTACAGTGCGGCGCAGTCGGTGGTGCGCGGGCCACGGCCGAGCCTCCGTCCCTCGAGGGAGGGGGCGCCTGCTCGCGGGGCGCGATCGCCACGCTGAAGCGAAGCCGGGCCGGCTGCGAAGTGGCAAGGTGGTGAGGGAGGTGGTGAGGGAGATGACCGCGATACCCGAACGCCGCCGGACCCCGCTGCGACCGACCTGCTCCCAACCCCACGCGTGCTCGATCGAGGTGAGGTTGGCGGTTCTGCAACGGACCCCGTTCTTCGCCGACTTGGACTCCGCCGGGATTGCCGAGGTGAACCGACGGGCGATCTCACTGTCGTGGGGGGCCGGCGACGCGGTGTACAGCGAGGGCGAGCGGGCCGGATATCTCTACGTCGTGGCGCACGGCCGGGCCAAGGCGTATCGGGACACCGAGGACGGTAAGACCATTGTGGTGGACCTCCTCGCGCCCGGCGACTTCGCCGGTGGGGTCGACACGCTCGGCACGCCGCGGTACGGCGAGACGGTCGAGGCGATCGACACGCTGTGTGCGCTGAGGATCGGCGCGGAGGACTTCCGTGAGATCCTGATCCGCTACCCGCAGGTGGCCCTGCGGGTGGTCGACTACCTGACCGGGCTGCTCGACGACGCCCGGACCACGGTGACGCATCAGGCCACCCGCACCGTGACCGAGCGGGTGGCCGGAACCCTGTTGCGCATCGCCGACAAGTTCGGGGAGGCGCGTCTCGGGTTCGGCGACTCAGGCTCGGCCGGGACTCTGCTGGAGTTACCGCTGACACGCGCCGACCTCGCTGGGATGACGGGGTCCACAGCCGAGTCGGTGTCGCGGGTGATGAGCCGACTTCGCCGGGAGGGGATCATCGACTCCGGTCGCCGCTGGACCGCGGTGCTCGACCGGGAGCGGTTGGCCGCGATCGCGGGCCACGCCGAGCACCCGCAGCTC contains the following coding sequences:
- a CDS encoding alpha/beta hydrolase family protein — encoded protein: MSLALRRFAASAAGALAVALTIGSANPALAQNIDASSVGEQAAGSAIDALGSVPVGSTADVMGSVGSADFAVGAGSLSPVGTPRSVDETITESKFVRIERTEGAYQYWLVESAAMKRQVLVEVVPSRVGTTAPALYMLDGVDSPEKPSGWSSMGKIADRMAGENVHVVTPTGAYASYFADWENVDPVLGHNKWETFLTEELPAIVSSQLEVTDKAAVGGISMGGQAAMHLAATYPELYDGVMSFSGYYSTMDQLGYQTIRLTVETRGGAIENMWGPHGSEAWRAHDTISHVGNLADARVYFSAGNGVVGEDDLAAYGGDLGGVAAGLVLERGVFEGTTAFEKALKSSGIDHRVDYSETGLHNWVNFMKNFDAGWDYIKPALQG
- a CDS encoding mycofactocin-coupled SDR family oxidoreductase: MGQDQTLAGKVAFITGAARGQGRSHAVELARRGARILALDICEDMGTVPYGLGTADDLQQTVAEVEAVGGEIIAVKGDVREPADVAAAVDACRGRFGVPDIVVANAGINCQRGEEPDPQQAFVDTIMVNLVGVWNTVHAIAPLMIERGEGGSIVLISSTNGLSGRGGDGSGAATGYTASKHGVVGLMRSFMIWLAPHGIRINTIHPAGVVTPMVAHEEMQRWFANNPHGHTMGNALPVGMLEPIDISRAVLYLVEESGRHITGVTLPVDAGFTAK
- a CDS encoding transglycosylase family protein codes for the protein MQKKLVRTLTGAMMAGGIAVAGASLATPAANAAPESAWDQVAQCESGGNWQINTGNGYYGGLQFAAQTWSGYGGGEYAATADQATREQQIDIGERVLAGQGAGAWPNCGGPLA
- a CDS encoding MFS transporter; the protein is MAAEGRLRSGMVITADRLYSRVVTRDDDAERDLPDAVRRELPRNGLRLVAANTLQSSGDQTVNASTVLPWLFQVLGVPAAFVGLLVPIRESGSMLPQAFLTPLIVRVRRRKWVFVAGAVVQAASVAVMSAIAAFGHGTAAGVGILAALVVFSLGRCLCSIASKDVQGRTIPSGQRGQIIGLATSAAGLVAITLGLAIRLLGGGDLGSPALALLLAAGAVLWVLSATTYARVVEPVGEGHDDSSDDGSDASSGSASSGGGAPSWFADMVRLFRNDATFRKFISVRGLLLVSSLSPPFIVSMSVASGTGALAGLGGFILASGVASLIGGRIFGRLADKSSRLLMAGAATAASVVAVALVIIVAIPGFDGGSALGATVFISAYFLLTLLHSGVRVGRKTYVVDVAEGDTRTAYVAVGNTTMGVILLVVGAISSALAVVGVSWALVFLAVLGVIGAASAVSMPEVSRGAAD
- a CDS encoding glutathione peroxidase, producing the protein MPDDQTTLADFRASLLDGSGKDLSDYAGQVVLVVNTASKCGFTPQYAGLQKLYEEFRDQGFIVLGFPSDQFAHQEPGTDEEIGAFCERNFGVEFPLFSKIEVNGPGAHPLYDWLKSEKSGVFGSRIKWNFTKFLVGRDGKVIDRFGPSRKPEDLREAVSAALRG
- a CDS encoding Crp/Fnr family transcriptional regulator: MTAIPERRRTPLRPTCSQPHACSIEVRLAVLQRTPFFADLDSAGIAEVNRRAISLSWGAGDAVYSEGERAGYLYVVAHGRAKAYRDTEDGKTIVVDLLAPGDFAGGVDTLGTPRYGETVEAIDTLCALRIGAEDFREILIRYPQVALRVVDYLTGLLDDARTTVTHQATRTVTERVAGTLLRIADKFGEARLGFGDSGSAGTLLELPLTRADLAGMTGSTAESVSRVMSRLRREGIIDSGRRWTAVLDRERLAAIAGHAEHPQLFGQPRLP
- a CDS encoding aminotransferase class I/II-fold pyridoxal phosphate-dependent enzyme → MTTYRQSRRLRDVRYDVRGPILTEATRLEAEGHEILRLNLGNMHPFGLTARPELVDAVAHGLDAGQAYSDSRGIPVAREAVADYYRRCGIDGVSSAGVFLGNGVSELITLVLQSMVDPGDEILVPAPDYPTWTGAVNLTGGVPVHYLADEAHAWTPSLEDIESRITPRTTALVMINPNNPTGAVYSEDTVRGMADIARRHGLILLSDEIYEKVIFGDARHHHAARAAGDDVLCLTFGGLSKAYRVCGYRAGWVVATGPLDRAADLLEGLTLLSNMRVCPGVPGQHAIPVALAEDSPWSHDVVDPDGRLERQLSLTTARLNAIPGVSCVPPRGGLYCFPRLDRAMFGITSDEEFALDLLRTEHVLVTHGTGFNWPEPDHFRIVCLPEAPVLDRALDAIARHLDRLRVAAA
- a CDS encoding PLP-dependent aminotransferase family protein, which translates into the protein MARTARPGSLVVGVVSGAVGLADAIIDRIAEGALADGDRLPSTRALAEQTGLSRGTVVRAFDELSAAGFVESVQGSGTRVCAGAGLAARAGARTRGQGAQDGQRGEAGRDGRAGAPSVPAPEPRRGRSPRDLRPGIPDVALVDERAWRSAVRHAAAEGLAGVNPWEEPSPSLRAALAEHLRRHRGIAVGDPVLFDSSRSAIAALCAAFVTVQRGRHGGGSVPFHMEDPGYRGAVLMAREQGLDVRFHPAEPGGLDAARLGSEPAIVFTTPAHQFPLGHRMSVDRRVELVKWAGQTGSLVIEDDYDGEFRYGVAPLPALATLPAAADHVAYVGTSSKSVAPDLRVAWCLPPGQLRREVERWLVVHRRGPSSLPADALAAFIGSGGMDRHLARAARVYSDRRGRLVAALGRECPGLQVTGVEAGLHLCVVLPGYDDDEVVRLLERAGWRTRSLSGQSARAEVSGLVLSYSRLSSRDAAEFAAELRRVLERLESG